In Shewanella sp. GD04112, the sequence CGGACAAGCAACAAGGCCTTAATGTAGGCTAACTTTACATTTTTGGCGCGTTGGGTAAATTCGGTATGATTAAAACTGCTCCCTGAAGCTTTCGGCTATTTTCTCCAGTTGGTTCATTAAGCCGCTATCACGATCGGTATTATCGACATCATTCGGCTTGTTCTTATCCCAATGTTTAATGATGGCTATCAGTAGGTAACAATGGCTGTTGAAGAAGCCTGGACAATACACCAGAACATAACCGCTGGTCCGTTTGAATTGCACTAGCTTGAGCGGAAAACCTGCAGCTTTGAAATGCAGATGTTGTAATTCAAGATACGAGCGGTTATGGGTAAACAGGTAAGGAACGTCGCGGCCAAAGGTGGTAGGCAGGCCTTTACCTTCCTTATACACCCGAAAATCATCTACTAATGCTTTGGTAGCCAGCTCACCTAGGGCCTCTTTTAAATAGGGATGCGTAAATATGCGTACCGCCTTTACTTCCATTCCTCAAATTGTCACTTGGCACCTTGCTTCAGTTTGTTAGCCATCTGAGTCGAAACCTTATCCATGTTTAGATTGGCAGCAGTAAACTGGGCAGGGATGCTTTCCAATGTGGTGGTGCCACGTTGGGCAAACTCACAAAACGCCGTCATTTCTTCAAACAGTGACGCCGGTACCGCATAAAACTGGATTTGGTTATTAGATGACACCGCAATTGCATCTCCTTGGGCTTCGGCTAATGCAGCACTGGGGTTTGATTTGAACTTGCTGATCGGTGTGGTATAGCCACATAAAATTTTCTGTAACATCATAGCTCCATTTTCTACTGTTGCGACAATTATACTAAGACCTAAGTATAGACCTAAATTTAGACCTATACCAGTATCGGATTATTCATCCATCAAGTTCAAATAAACGACGGATTTAGTGGTTACCTGCAAGTCGATGGTTACGCCGGTTATGCTAAAACCGATGCCGTGGCCGTGAATTACAAGTTTGCAATGGTCTATGTTCGCTTTGTTGGTTCTCATGCTGAGTATGACAAAGTTGATGCAACCACAATTTAGGAGGTTTGCAATGCAAATTAAACCGATCAGAACCGTGGCTGATAATGAAGCAGCCTTAAAGCGTATTGAACAGCTTTTTGATGCTGAACCTAACACGCCAGAGGGTGATGAGCTGGAAGTGTTGATCACGCTGGTGAGCGCGTTTGAGGACGCTCATTTTCCAATTGAAACGCCAGATCCAATCGCGGCCATTCAGTTTCGCATGGAACAGCAAGGGCTTGTTGATGCCGATATGGTGCCGTTCCTTGGGCAACGTAGCCGAGTATCAGAAGTGCTAAACCGCCAACGTCGGCTTAGTCTGAACATGATCCGCAAGCTGAATGAGGGGCTTAAAATCCCGCTGCCTTGCTTGGTCAAAGAATACCAATTAGCTAAATAACGGAATGTCTATGACCAAAATGCGCGACAAGCCCCGTGCTTTTAGCGCGGGGAAGGATAGCGCAAGTTGCGAAGCAACTTAATGCGGCCTATCTTGTTGCTCAATATATTGCCTTAATACGTCTATTGGAGCGCCCCCAACAGATCCTGCAAAGTAGCTGGGCGACCAAAGTGCATTTTTCATGTAGGCTGGCTTATGAAGATTTGGATAGTACTGTTTCAACTTCCTGCTAGAAACCCCCTTTAGACTATTAACCAGCTTCGATATAGCCACTTTCGGTGGGTAGTTCACTAACAGGTGAACGTGGTCTTGCTCCCCGTTAAACTCTACGATCTCAGCCTCAAAATCCGCACAGACCTTTTCCATGATGTCTCGCATCGTTTTTAGATGCGCATCCGTAAATAACTTGCCACGATATTTAGCAATAAAAATAAGATGCACATGCATCATAAATACGCAGTGCCTTCCTCTTCGTAATTCCATAGGCCAACCTTTACAATCAAGCTTAAAGAACCTATATTAGTGCATTATGAGCATTCAGACCAAAACTTTAAGTGTTAGGGTAAAAGATAAACATGCGAAGCTGTTAAGACAGATGGCGTATGAAGTAAATCAATGCTTTAACCTGGCCAACGAACTAACCATGAAAGCGAGTCGCAACTATAGCGATGCTGGCGCGGTTAGACCTGTCTGGATGTCGGCTTACGATGTGCAAAAACCGATTCTAAGTTTTAGGAACGAATCTGGATTTATTATTCCATCCCACACAGCTCAAGAGGTCTGCGCCAAACACGCCCAAGCAAGAAAACAATTCAAACGAGCGAAGTTACGTTGGCGAATAAGCTCAGGCTCTAAACGCTCTCTTGGCTTTGTGCCGTTTAAAAAAGGTTCTGCTAAGTGGAAGAGTGGGCAAGTCTTATTCGCAAAACAGCACTTTAAGGTTTGGGATACCTACGGGCTTTCACAATACGAGTTTACTTCAGGATCTTTCTCTGAAGACTCAAGAGGACGCTGGTACTTTAATGTGTGTGTTCATGTAGGCGCCTCAGCGCCCACCTCTGGAAAGACAGCCATCGGTATCGATCTAGGGTTAAAAGATACGGCAACTTGCAGTGATGGGGCTAAATTAGAACGGGGGAACTTCTACCGCGATCTAGAGGCGGATTTAGGCGTTGCCCAAAGAGCAAATAAGAAAAAGCGAGTCAAGGCCATTCATGCGAAGATCAAGAATCGTCGCAAAGATGCTTTGCATAAATTTAGTACGCGGCTGGTCAATGAAAATGCCGCAATATTTGTTGGCGATGTGAGCAGCTCCAAGTTAGCGAAAACTAAAATGGCAAAATCGGTTTTAGACGCAGGCTGGTCAATGCTCAAAACACAATTGGAATATAAAGCGATAGCGCGGTCAGTTGTGTTCGAAATAGTCAATGAATCCTACTCCACCCAGACCTGTTCGAGCTGTGGGGCGATCCCCGTCAGCAGTCCGAAAGGTAGAACTGGTCTTGGAATAAGAGAATGGGTGTGCTCTGAGTGCGGAGCAGAGCACGACCGCGATATAAACGCGGCAACCAATATTCTCGCGGCGGGGCATCGCCGTCTAGCTGTAGGAATCCCCGTGCTTTAGCGCGGGGAGGATGTCAATACTCACAAGCATGGCGAATCGAGAAATCAGAGGGTAGAAAGTACCCAAGGCCAATTTGACATCCTCCACCTCCTTTATCGTCATCGGATGAGACTCAGCCTTTTCTTCTTTAAGTGAGCGATAGCGTCTCAATGGGTATTCAAATTTATATTCTTCTGCCGCGAGGCTTACCATGGAGACGAT encodes:
- a CDS encoding type II toxin-antitoxin system HigB family toxin, with the protein product MNYKFAMVYVRFVGSHAEYDKVDATTI
- a CDS encoding DNA-binding protein codes for the protein MQIKPIRTVADNEAALKRIEQLFDAEPNTPEGDELEVLITLVSAFEDAHFPIETPDPIAAIQFRMEQQGLVDADMVPFLGQRSRVSEVLNRQRRLSLNMIRKLNEGLKIPLPCLVKEYQLAK
- the tnpA gene encoding IS200/IS605 family transposase, producing the protein MELRRGRHCVFMMHVHLIFIAKYRGKLFTDAHLKTMRDIMEKVCADFEAEIVEFNGEQDHVHLLVNYPPKVAISKLVNSLKGVSSRKLKQYYPNLHKPAYMKNALWSPSYFAGSVGGAPIDVLRQYIEQQDRPH
- a CDS encoding antitoxin of toxin-antitoxin stability system, encoding MLQKILCGYTTPISKFKSNPSAALAEAQGDAIAVSSNNQIQFYAVPASLFEEMTAFCEFAQRGTTTLESIPAQFTAANLNMDKVSTQMANKLKQGAK
- a CDS encoding type II toxin-antitoxin system YafO family toxin is translated as MEVKAVRIFTHPYLKEALGELATKALVDDFRVYKEGKGLPTTFGRDVPYLFTHNRSYLELQHLHFKAAGFPLKLVQFKRTSGYVLVYCPGFFNSHCYLLIAIIKHWDKNKPNDVDNTDRDSGLMNQLEKIAESFREQF
- a CDS encoding RNA-guided endonuclease TnpB family protein, coding for MSIQTKTLSVRVKDKHAKLLRQMAYEVNQCFNLANELTMKASRNYSDAGAVRPVWMSAYDVQKPILSFRNESGFIIPSHTAQEVCAKHAQARKQFKRAKLRWRISSGSKRSLGFVPFKKGSAKWKSGQVLFAKQHFKVWDTYGLSQYEFTSGSFSEDSRGRWYFNVCVHVGASAPTSGKTAIGIDLGLKDTATCSDGAKLERGNFYRDLEADLGVAQRANKKKRVKAIHAKIKNRRKDALHKFSTRLVNENAAIFVGDVSSSKLAKTKMAKSVLDAGWSMLKTQLEYKAIARSVVFEIVNESYSTQTCSSCGAIPVSSPKGRTGLGIREWVCSECGAEHDRDINAATNILAAGHRRLAVGIPVL